The window cgcaaaaacgagtgtacaaccgatgtacgctcaatagctagagataacccataatgcactgtgagagtcgcgcgccgactgaattcccgcgtctctccagacgatggcgcccgcagctgaatcatccatctgttcattttacaacgcgctcgtccactgcgtaatgcagcgtacaacacaggtacaaatttgttgtaaattgattattaaattgtttaaccaaggtttatacataaactccttgacatagttcaagataaatcctttaatcttactactcgaactgtccgttttaaatgattgttaaacagtatagcaatactatgcaaaagtggcagtccttccggtgcacttagtgtccgaattcactcactcgttttcattcactccttcaagtgaactgtacgagtggactaatgtagggaatagtgaatagggtatagggggcgatttcggatacagcccaaaAGGACTTTGGTTCAGGTGCGCAAATACTCTttgggtgcgttccgatcgacagggtctctacgcagtgttcactgctccctactcccttagcgcggtatatccgttgaagtggacttcgctgacaataatcgctcatttggaatgccctggaacgtcatcaaagcaaatgtCACGGTCACGCAGATTatcatttaacataaataaatattgttatttattttactttcaaattaaaatacatataaacgtatgtatctaaaaaaatatagtccaaatgcatatgtttagaccgttaacacattaacagatttttgtggtcttatttcacgcactttccccccccccacacacagcctatatttaactatcctgtgataacattaaataaaacaagaaagagattcacctcgccagttttactttcattcataaaatacaatatacaaaTGTAACACAAATGTAACaaataaacactctaatttgtataataataataacatttattgcaaccgcttcatttcagagccttaaaaaaaattatgtaaaatatcacccaaatgtgtggcttttatttattttatgcaagaattctattgtgtattggcagcttttcaaaataaagattttgtaatttcttatttttttgtaccgaaaatgaaccgaaccgagctctccaagacactgtaccgaaccgaatacaattttagcgtaccgttacacccctaatatatatatatatatatatatatatatatatatatatatattctacagCGAATGATCATGTCAAATGTCTGTACCTTTTCTTTCAAAGCTCTCTTCTCTCAGGATGCAGACCAGAGCCAGGAACCTGGTGACCTCTTTCAGGTAAAGCACTGTGGTGTTGTTCAACTTTATGATGGCCAGAGACTCTTTATCATAAGCGTTACCATTGCTGTCCTCTTTTAGGCTACAAACATTCAATAAATGGATTAATAAACATCTAACACATAATAGAGgacaatatattacatttatcatatatCATGCACAGTAAGCATGATAAAAGGATCCAAAATTGATTTTTTAAAACtagtatacactactgttcaaaggtttgggatcaataagattATTCAGCAAGGGCACATTTACctgatcaaaaatgttttcaacatgataataataataaatgtttccttgagcagcaaatcggcatattagaatgatttctaagaggatcatgaaaatttagctttacatTAGTGatggaaattacattttaaaatagaaaactgatattttaaatgcATTCTTGGTGATTATAAGAgatgtctttcaaaaacatttaaaaaaaaaattgtactgaccccagactttttgaatggtagtgtattgaCAGAGCACTGCGTCACAGTTCCTCACCCGTAAATACATGAGACGTCAATGACGACATCGATCATGTCACAGCATAGCTCGTACGACTGCATGTCCACTGGAGAGCTGTCTGTGGCGATGTAGATCTTACTGACCACATCGAACAGGAACGCTTTCTCAATCCCAGAATTCTGTGAGGGAACATTATATTGACAAATATGCACTTGGTAAAGTGTTATTTGACTTGCATTTAGATCCTATAGATTTTGACTAGACTAAgtacattaaaggaacactccactttttttggaaataggctcattctccaactccccccgagttaataagttgatttttaccgttttgaaatccattcagccgttctcctgttctggcgatatcacttttagcatagcttagcatagatcattgaatcctattagaccagtagcatcgcgttcaaaaatgaccaacgagtttccatatttgttgtatttaaaacttgactcttctgtagttatatcgtgtactaagacccgtggaaatgcaaagctgtgagcttctaggctgataagattaggaactacacttccattccggcgtaatagtcaatgaagtttgctgccgtaatatggccgaagcaggcggagtattatcagaaatgagttcccagctagtttagcatttgcacatgtgctgcgtgatattactgctcctgcttcagccttattacggcagcaaacgtccttgactattacggcggaatgggagtgtagttcctaatcttatcagcctagaaaattgaagctttgcatttccaccggtcttagtacacgatataactacagaagagtcaagttttaaataggacaaatatggaaactcgttggtcatttttgaacgtgatgctattggtctaataggattcaatgatctaaggtaagctatgctaaaagttatatcgccagaacaggagaacggctgaatggatttcaaaacggtaaaactcaacttattaactcgggggggagttggagaatgagcctatttccaaaaaaagtggagtgttcctttaacagtaCAAATGCAATCTCACTCAAGGTGCAATCTAAAATTGGAGAGAGACATTCCTAAATTTAAAGAGGTTATGCAGCTGTGTACGTACAGAAATGAATATGTTCAGGAGGTTCTCCAGTGTGGGCAGTTGAGGGATGAGTTTCTGGACCACCTTACTGAAGGCCTCAAATATTGAGTGATCATAGATGCTGGTGAGATAGAAACTGCAAACAAATATAGAGAAATATTGCTTGTTAATATAATGTATTAGTTCATATAACACGCATTATGCCCAAAAATcgttagaatattaagtaaagatcaagttccatgatgttttgtaaatttcctacagtaaacatattaaaacttaatttttgattagtaatatgtattgctaagaagcaccctcagattctagatttttaaatagttgtatctcagccaaatattgtcctatcctatcctaacaaacaatggaacatcaatggaaagcttatttattaagcttgaTTTCAGTAATCCTAGTACTTCgacttaaatttattttatttcagttacttaAGGCACTGCATGGCAACACTTGTTATTTAACAATAACAAGACTATTAAGTACAGATTCTGAAGCATATTACCTGCTGGAACTTGCTGGAAAATCATTGTAGCTCTGCTGAAAGCACAATATAATCCTACCAAAGCTCTCTATTTGTTATGAGACTGTATCATGGCAAATTGATCTGGCTTTAGGATCAGTATGACCAACCTTAGGTGAAGCTTTTCCAGACTGGCGTCAGCTAGATCATCATTAGCCCTCTGATGAATGTCTCTCTGCGTCTCTATCTTATGATCGTCTGATAAACCATCCACCTTGTGTATAAACACCTCAAAATTGATCTCTGGGTTCACCCTGAATGCCCGCGACACTGTCAGGTGTAGCCGGCCTAATGCTTCTACATAGTCATCCTATAGAGAAAGAGAGAAGCATTCAAAAACAACAGTAAGATAACagctaatttttttttccaggcaCAGAGCCAATTCCCATGCTGAActattaaaaatgaaagtaagcATAATAAACAACAATCACTCTCAGAATTCTCATGTTTCGCTGATGTCGGCTCACCTGAGCATCAATGACGAAAATCAACGCGCCGGTGCCTCTGAAAATCATCTCGTAATCGAATGTGGGGTCGAAAAAGTCCACCTGCCCTGGAAAGTCCCATATGTGAAAGTTCACGAAGGAACTGCCAGAGATATCGTCTTTGTAGATCTTGTTGGTGCTCTCTAGGAAGAGTGTCTCGTTTGGGGACATCTTATGAAACACCACCTGAGATTCAAAACATTAAACCATAGGTAAATACGCAATGTACAAATAGCTATTATAAAACATATCTGATTCATTTCTTATTCAATTATTAACACAAGGCTCACACAGAAATAAAAACTTCTTATAAAGccaaatgacaaaaatattatttcatcCACAGAAAATGAGGAATATGAGCATTAACTGTTACTTAACAATAACAGgaaatgtttttgtaattatAGTTCTAAATGCAACATGAAGcaatatttgaaatgcatttcaCTTGGGTATGTCAGCAGAATCAGTAGATGTCCCATTTTGAAAAAACATGAGGAAAAGCATTTTTCTTTGATGCAATAACATGCATACACTGATGAATCATGCACAATATgactaatcagaaatgtttgctaacaaaataaattgtatttattcaataGGAATTTATGTTGACTTGAATCAACATCTgctatatatatttatgttaaatattttaacaaaataagagggatcatacaaaatgcatgttattttttatttccttatcttgcctaaatatagatatagaagatacttacacatttcctagaagacaaaataagttaaatttaccctgatcttcaaattccaaaagttttcaccccctggctcttgatgcattgtgttttgtgaaagggttcaaatacacaaaaatgctggaaaaacaaagaatttgtgggacctgaaggatttttctgaagaacagcgggcagtttaactgttcaggacaaacaagggactcatgaacaactatcattaaacaaaaaacagctgtggatcattcaggcaacaacacagtattaagaatcaagagtatgtaaacttttgaacagttgaattttataaattaaaactattattttcttttgtggactatatgtcaaacgcttttatgtgaaatatctttttcaggacagtactaaatacgaaataacatgcattttgtattatctctcctattttggtaaaatacttaacattttgcagattctgcaaggtatgtgtacacttttgacctcaactgtaaatacataaacattaATCTAACCAAATATaaaatggtaataccatgttttaaTACACTGCTATAATGGTTACGCTTACAAAAAAGTCCTGTGGCGGTACAGTGACTGTAATACTGTGGTACGTCTAAACATACCATGATGGTACGTCCAAAAATACCATGGTACGTTTTTAAATACATGATATTACCATGATACCATAGTGCCGTAGTAGCAAAAAACTGAACGTGCAATAACATGGTATTATTGGAAATACCATGAAGTAGTACGTTCAATTTTTTGGTACTACGGCACTATGGTATCGTGGTAATATCATGTATTTAAAAACGTACCATGGTATTTTTGGACGTACCACGGTATACGATACCATTATTGTACCATGGTACTGCCACAGTAAGTTACGTGTTTGCAAAAATGTGTACACTTAGGTACTTCATAGAACAGTCCAAATCCAAGGCTTTACCATGGTACTTTTATTGTTAGTGCAGTGCTGTATCCCAGTGGGATCTGACCTTCTGGATGGAGGATTTCCCGCTGCGCCTCAGTCCCATCAGCAGGATTCGAGGTTTATTGTCTGCAGACGGCGAGTTTTCCAGGTTTTCCTGCATCATATCCATGTTATCCACGCCGTAGCCGAAATCTTTAGGGAAAGAGTCCACCAGGCTTCCGGCTAGCTGCTCCTCGTACTCGATCGACATTATAACCCTGTTCTGAAAGCTTTAAATCCCTCTGATCTGTCTGTGTGGACCCCGTATGCTCTGTTTGAGTGATTGAGGTGGGATCTGTGTGGATTACAGGTTTAGTTTGGATACAGATGAGGAGGTTTCATAATGGGAAGCGGTTAGCTTGCTGCATGAACACAAACAAACGGGAAGCTGATCATATGACAGGCGCAGAGGAGGAATGCCTGCAGGCGAGCGGAAAGGTCTACCGTGTGAGGGAGGCCTCTGAGTGGAGCGGTCTCTGATAtgacattttggaaaaaaaagtgaaaagacGACGAGTTGCACTGCATCTAAAGTACAGGAAAAAccgtaacattttaaaatatttttactatttaaaacaactggttctatttgaatatattttaaaatgtaattaatttctgtgatttgaaaaagctaaattttagcatcattacgccaatcagatgatcctttagaaatcattataatattcagattttctgctcaaattttttttaaaattattattatgttgaaaacagcagagtagattttttcagatttctttgatgaatagaaagttcagaagaacagcatttatctgaaatcgaaatcttttgtaacataatacatgtctttatcatcaatttaaagcatccttactaagtaaaagtatacatttttaataatattgaaaattaaaataaataataaaaaatttttttgactccaagcatttttatttcagataaatgctgatctttggatctttccatcAAAGTATCGCGataaaaatactgttttaaatattgatgatgatgatgatgatgatgataataataataataataataattatcataaaacagcaaattggcatattagaatggtttctgaaggatcgtgtgacactgaaggctggagtaatgatgttgaaaatgtagcttcgcatcacaggaataaatgaaattttaaaatatattcaaataataagcagttattttaaattgtaaacatactcacattattactgtttttgctgtattttggatcaaataaatgcaggcttgctgagcagaagagacatttttttatttaattttatttaattttgtcttTAAATTTAATGTGCAAAACTGTTATTTGTGGTATTTGTTATTACATCAATATACTGGTATTatgaaattaattaatgaattaattaattaattaagtatcattaaaatattttccCCATTATGAACATTTCCTGCAAATGGTAAACatacaataattttattttattttattttattttattttattttggagcTCATCCAACAGGGGGCGCTTATAAACACATGCATGAGTCACACGCTTCTCACTGACAGACAGTAGCAGAAGAAGCAGGAGCAGCAGTGTAGACAGGAAGAGCGTTTGTGAGTAAAAACAAGCGTTTACAAACATAttttaaaaccatatgattatTCTGTCAACGTTATATTGGAACAAATCGTACACTTCCTGTTGTGATCTTCATAGCGTATGTTAATAATACGCTGTTGTCACATTGATATCTGCTGATAAATTGAAAGATGTTTCATTCAAACACGCTTTTGAAATCAGAccaaaataaacacaaatgttaTACAAATATGTCATTTTGAACGAACAAACAACGATAGTTGTTTTAGGAAATACGATTAATTTAATAAGGAGCGGATTAAGGTTTTGTTCATGGCTGAAACATTTGACTATTTGGTTTGTTTTTAATGCTGGATTTTTATAATACACTTATGTTTTATTCAGTTTATGGCTACGAATGTGTAAATATTACACATTTGGGATTTGTTTTTACTTTGCTTGTGCCGTTTACAAGATTGCTGAAGCTAATTCAGTGTTTTTATGTTAGTAGGACAGTAGGACATCTTCTTAATTTCGATCAAGCAGAACATTATTGCAACAAATGaccgtttttaacattgataataagaaccGTAATTAATAATTGATaaagaaatcagcatattagaatgatttttgaaggatcatgtgccactgaaaactggagtatttattctgaaaattcagctttgcatcacaggaataaattacattttaaaatatattcagttacaaaatattgttttaaaaatgtaacgatattttaaaatattggtgtttttactgcatttttaacaGCTTTGTGAATTTCGtgaaagagacttctttcaaaaaacattaaaaaaccctAATCATTTCAAACTTTTGGGCTACCAGTGTATgtatattagatttttttgttatGTAAATTTCAAAATTTTtccttttgaacagtaggatatttaatgtttttttttttttttttttaaagaagtctcttattttatttgatccgaagtacagcaaaacactacaattttaaaatatttttactatttaaaataactgctttctatttgaatatatttttaaaatgtaatttatttctgtgatcaatgcttaattttcaacatcatgactccagtcttcattgtcacatgatccttcagaaatcattctaatattctgatttgcttctcaaatatttattattattatcattatattgaaaacagctgagtagaatattttcaggtttctttgataaataagttcagcatttatctgaaacagaaatcttttgtaacattaaaaatgtctttatcatcactttcttttccaaaaaaaaagtacttatgctgactccaagcttttaaatggaatagtgtataatgttacaaaagctttttatttcagataaatgttgacaTTTGGAACTTTCTgttcaagaaaaaaatatacttaactgttttaaatattgaatactgatgtttcttcaacagcaaatcagcatattagaatgatttctaaaggatcatgtgacactgaagactggagtaatgattctaaaaaaatgagctttgatcacagaaataaaatacattttaaaatatattcaaatagaaagcagttattttaaacagtaaaaatatttcacagtattactgcttttgctgtatttttggatcaaataaatgcattctttaaaaaacattaaaaatcttactgttcaaaaactttttttgtagtttttgagtGCGATACATCAGGCATGAAAATATTAAAGTGCACAGGAGAGAATAGATAGATTCTGTCTGTGAAACTCTTTTGCCATAATAAGACAATATGCTGTTTTATGGGTTGTTTTCCATCTAGAGTTGCCGTTTGCAGACATGAGCGTCCCAGACTACATGCAGTGTGCTGAGGACCATCAGACAGTCCTGGTGGTGGTCCAGCCTATGGGCATCGTCCCGGAGGACCAGTTCTTCCGCATCTACAAACGCATCACTAGCGTGAGTCAGGTCAGCATACGGGACTCCCAGCGCGTCCTGTTCATCCGATACCGCCACCATTACCCCCCTGAGAACAACGAGTGGGGCGACTTTCAGACCCACCGCAAAGTGGTGGGTCTCATCTCGGTGACCAGCTGCACCACGGCCAAAGAGTGGCCTCAGACGTCAGACCGTTTCCACGGGCAGAAGGAAGTGTTCGGCTCCACGCTGTACGACTCTCGTCTGCTGGTGTTCGGGCTCCAGGGGGAGGTGGCCGAACAGCAGCGGACAGATGTGGCATTCTACCCCAGCTACGATGACTGTCCTGATGTGGAGAAGCGGGTGGAGGATTTTGTTGAGTCTATATTTATTGTCCTAGAGTCGAAGAGGCTGGACAGAGCAACTGATAAATCTGGCGATAAGATTCAGCTGCTGTGTGTGCCATTCGAGAAGAAGGACTTTGTGGGGTTGGACACAGACAGCAGGTGAGTTTGGGCTCTGAGAATGTGCTCATCTTAGAATAATCAGCTATTGGAAAACCCATTACCCAAATGTCTATATCTGGAAAACGGTGGCTGATGAAACGTCAAataatactttattattattattatcttgctAAGGCAAGCATCACTATTAGGGATGCATAATATAAAGGTACCATGTCCATTTCTGCCAGATATGTGTCTGTAGAAAACGCTCTCTATTGCAGAATGCAAGTTCTTGATCAGAAGTTAATTgtcaaccagtcaaaagtttttgtacagtaagatttttttaatgtttttttttaaagaagacttttctgctcaccaagcctgcatttgtttgatccaaaaaaccgcaaaagcagtaatattgtgaaatatttttactatttaaaataactgctttctatttgaatatattttagtctaatttattcctgtgattaaagctaaattttcagcatttttattccagtcttcaatgtcacatgatctttcagaaatcattctaatatacagatttgctgttcaagaaacattattatttattaatatttaaaatcagcatttatctcaaataaaaagcttttgtaacattatacactataccattcaaaagcttggagtcagtatcattttttttacTTGGGAAAGACAGTATagacatatttttatttagcaaggatgatttaaatgatcaaaagtgatgataaagactatttcagataaatgctgttcttcggaactttctattcttcaaagaaacctgaaaaaaattctactcagatctacataataataataataataataataataataataataataataaatgttttttgagcagcaaatcagaatattagaatgatttttgaaggatcatgtgactgaagtaataatgcaaaaaaaaaaaaaatagccttgctgaatttcaggaataaattactaaataaaacatactgaaatataaagcagttattttaaatagtaaaaatatttcaaaattgtactgttttgctgtactttggatcaaataaatgcattcttggtgagaaaaaaacataaaaaaaaaaccttactgtccaaaaacctttgactggctGTGCATATAGATTATATGTTTATGAAGCTTTTATTTGTTAATATAATGGAATGAtattaattctgtttttttaatgtatttttatttttaatagtgttaatttaaaatttgttatttaataatagtattaggGATTTATGGATATGCATTTTGGATACACAtacaaaaagataaaaatatataatctattataatataatatacaattaaacaataaatgcataaataaatgaataaataggtAGCATATCATTTCTTGGCTAAAATTAAAGATATATTGGCCAGTTATTAACTTGTACATGCTATTTTCCctatttctacattatatattacCTTTACCATCATCAAATACTGATTTTGTTAATTTAGAAAATTCTCTAACAATATAGTACTAATATTAAATTTATTCTTTTGCAAATCTAttaataaatgtgtattttttaagCTGTACGTTATAATGTTGTGATACCTAattcatttttacctttatattgattgatttttctttttattgtgttatttttcataattttcccAAACGTTTTTTGTCAGCCATATATTTTATATGttgattaatttatatatatatatatatatatatatacacacttaataataattacttcAGTTTATATTTAGAtattgttttaagtgttttattattagatttttacattttaataatttaacaacaaATTTGGATATTCATTAATGCATCAGTGGTTGGTTAATGACCACATGACATGCAAGTAAAcaactaaaataatataattatttacatttctgttctatttatatattttaatatttaaacatatttaatacctattattatatatttaagaaTATACACActgttgtttatatttatatattttgttatgtagtgttttttattttatttactttacatttttataatttagttATTAGCTTTTTCAGCCGATTTCAATTGTCACATTGCATGCAAGTAAACcacaaatgtatttatatatattgttatatatttataatatattaaaattaatatataaaataatacaactattttgatttatgtatgtatgttttattttgaatttattattgttattttcatttttatgatttaagtaGTTATTAGGTTTTTTTCCAACTCGCAAACCCATCCAGTTATTGTctataacataaaaataattatcAGCTTATTAAGGCATCACTAATCACGATTAATGATTTTTATACATACGTTTTTGGAACAAAAAGATTTGACCAAAAGTACTAAACTTAGTtgcataattaattttaaataaagtctgaattaaaTGTGGTAAATCCTAAATGCCCAGGAATCCCACAGTATATGAGGGTTTTGCTTGTAGGTCAACTGTGCATGATCTTCTATCCTGTTTCATAAGTTTTGCCATTTGTTTTTCATGCCTGTTGTTTTTCTTCCCTTCTCTTGTTTTGCCTTGTTTTATTTgtctttcttcttttcttttcataCTGTCCTGTGAGTTTATTATTGGGTGTGAAAAGGTGAGCCGGTAGTTCTGTCTCCTGCTTTAGTTCACTCTTACCTGATCAGCCTCTTCCTCTCCCCGTCAGTGACACAGTGGTTGGACCTCAGTTTAGAGTCTCAGTTTAGAGTAGAAAGGTCAAACTTTTTAGGATGACAGTCAGTGTGCAGAAACAGAACAAAACGTGTAATCTTTGTGTCATGTCGTCTTTGAGTCAATTGTTTAAAGGTGAACCGtgtcattttttttctccattgttGTAACACTTTTACCTACAAAGCACAGCTTGTCAGAATAAACCAGGGGCAAACTTCCTGTTTGCTTAAGTAAGATGTTCCTGTTTTGCAGTTCTGATTGGTTGTGCATAAATAACACCGTTCACCTTTATGGTGAGAGTATTTTGAATCCCTGTCGCAAATATGGGAACGATTCTCTGGGTTCTGGTGCCTAACAGGGTCAAGTGTTTAATCAAGTCTACTGTGTTTCTTATTCACTATCTCTGTCTGTTTTAACTGCAGAAATGCATGGATGTCATTCAGTAATTCATGAGTGATTGCTCGCAAAGCTTTGTGCTCATCTCATCTACAGTCGCGGCATGAATTTGAATATGACATCCATGTGTCTGTAGAAAACAGTCTCTATTGCTGGTCAGGATGTAAGTTCTTGATCAGAAGCTAAAAAATTAAAAGTgaacattatatattataatccTAAATAATAAGTCATTACCTTCTAATGATTGTAACTGATTAGCTGTTTGAGGTATGAGGCCTACAGTTTAGGTTTAggctaatttattatttattaaaataataatcttAGTAACATAATATAACTCTATATATGTTgtgtacactgccagtcaaaagtttttgaacagcacgatctttaatgtttttttttttatctaaagcctaataaaacatttatttgatccaaagtacagcaaaaatagtaacattttgaaatatttttactatttaaaataactgttttctatttgaatatattttaaaacgtgatttattcctgtgatcaaagctaaattgtccagtcttcagtgtcacgtgatccttcaggaatcatttaAACCTGTTaattactttt of the Garra rufa chromosome 17, GarRuf1.0, whole genome shotgun sequence genome contains:
- the rragcb gene encoding ras-related GTP binding Cb, giving the protein MSIEYEEQLAGSLVDSFPKDFGYGVDNMDMMQENLENSPSADNKPRILLMGLRRSGKSSIQKVVFHKMSPNETLFLESTNKIYKDDISGSSFVNFHIWDFPGQVDFFDPTFDYEMIFRGTGALIFVIDAQDDYVEALGRLHLTVSRAFRVNPEINFEVFIHKVDGLSDDHKIETQRDIHQRANDDLADASLEKLHLSFYLTSIYDHSIFEAFSKVVQKLIPQLPTLENLLNIFISNSGIEKAFLFDVVSKIYIATDSSPVDMQSYELCCDMIDVVIDVSCIYGLKEDSNGNAYDKESLAIIKLNNTTVLYLKEVTRFLALVCILREESFERKGLIDYNFHCFRKAIHEVFEVSSSSTQRTGAAVQSSPPSSSGNGLARLKSAALNGTPRSLV